In a single window of the Zonotrichia leucophrys gambelii isolate GWCS_2022_RI chromosome 2, RI_Zleu_2.0, whole genome shotgun sequence genome:
- the RBBP8 gene encoding DNA endonuclease RBBP8 isoform X3, with amino-acid sequence MRKKQQEFENIRQQNLKLITELMNEKNNLQDENKKLTEQFQQLQKELEVQKQQAVEAEEVIPDSPVLTSSFSVVNRMRRKKENRHVRYAEHAPPDLELRESNSEFGKIPFFSTQVSTHHGGEILVTDTCDPQLSPVPNKPRVGGYPVPKPSFNLAAVVAETIGLSVEEESESQSVLNLPLTNTVVSQASESMQSEDSRKQPASESRNDDNNLGISDPSHNTPPRDDWDSRVASPVFGASSTVKNNSSTVHAPCILDSGLKPHFKTILFNNPSSSRSHKSRSKSEDVAFVAPLNLGTEINSVISQASVHRQMVVRKNSDEAVTCVGNTCTAKNEVIKSDVLLVYQKQLEGRCAKRKKAEDDNGVSCEKASFSKESSVPFRSDVQQVNGEHTGDKPLDLSDRFSGVRGQEKKQGSEETYKNRLKQVTLHDIFSHIGKTIPERSSSVPNANNESCLFGRDVQEESCVQEAVLGRAFPDRKNQIPTKEEVPPFKFAPLPSSAETEELFDDVKVASGHVPSRKKTRTGHGESEPASVLQPNPCRLSKSKAQQNEQDLKDKPSLENFQWSIDPGADLSQYKMDITVIDTKGGSQTRVGGEVVDMDYTYVSDSVLLEIKSQQQNQEGSPRGEITDMFDQTSHEEYESCLPEDSAPACDERETLHDEEQDKGIAAASKKLKKHEDKQDKAKQKAFVEPYFKSDERKNTVLDFPHIEVIRKKDERRKLLGHTCKECEIYYADIPEEEREKKLASCSRHRFRYIPPNTPENFWEVGFPSTQTCVERGYIKEDLAPCQRPKRRQPYAVMFSPKGKEQKT; translated from the exons ATgagaaagaagcagcaagagTTTGAAAATATCCGGCAGCAGAACCTCAAACTTATAACTGAGCTTA tgaatgaaaaaaacaacttgCAAGATGAGAATAAAAAGTTAACTGAACAGTTCCAGCAATTGCAGAAGGAGCTAGA GgtgcaaaagcagcaagcagtgGAGGCAGAAGAAGTTATTCCAGATTCTCCAGTTCTaacatcttcattttctgtggTTAATCgtatgagaaggaaaaaagagaatagaCATGTCCGATATGCAGAACATGCACCCCCAGATTTGGAACTTAGGGAAAGCAACAGtg AGTTTGGAAAAATTCCATTCTTTTCCACACAAGTGAGCACTCACCATGGAGGAGAGATACTAGTGACAGACACCTGTGATCCACAACTGTCCCCTGTGCCAA ATAAACCAAGGGTGGGAGGATACCCTGTTCCAAAGCCATCTTTTAACTTGGCTGCAGTTGTTGCAGAAACAATTGGACTTAGCGTTGAAGAGGAATCT GAGTCCCAGAGTGTACTGAATCTTCCCCTCACTAATACAGTTGTGAGCCAGGCCTCAGAGAGCATGCAGTCTGAAGACTCAAGAAAACAGCCAGCTTCTGAATCAAGAAATGATGACAACAATCTAGG TATTTCAGATCCATCTCATAACACTCCACCACGTGATGACTGGGATTCTCGGGTAGCTTCCCCTGTTTTTGGAGCTTCTAGCACCGTGAAGAACAACTCAAGTACAGTTCATGCTCCTTGTATTTTAGATTCAGGATTGAAGCCTCATTTCAAAACCATCCTCTTCAACAATCCATCCAGTTCCAGATCTCATAAAAGTAGATCAAAATCTGAAGATGTTGCTTTTGTTGCACCTCTGAATCTTGGGACGGAAATCAACTCTGTTATCAGCCAGGCCTCTGTCCATAGGCAAATGGTTGTGAGAAAGAATTCTGATGAGGCTGTGACCTGTGTTGGAAACACCTGCACAGCTAAAAATGAGGTGATCAAGAGCGATGTCCTGCTTGTATACCAGAAGCAGCTAGAAGGCAGGTGTGCCAAGAGAAAGAAAGCTGAAGATGATAATGGAGTTAGCTGTGAGAAAGCATCATTCAGCAAAGAGAGCTCTGTGCCCTTTAGGTCTGATGTTCAGCAGGTTAATGGGGAACATACAGGGGATAAGCCCTTGGATCTGTCTGATCGCTTCTCTGGAGTTCGTGggcaagagaaaaaacaaggaagTGAGGAGACATATAAAAACAGACTGAAGCAAGTGACTCTGCATGACATTTTTTCACACATAGGGAAGACCATTCCTGAACGTTCATCATCCGTTCCAAATGCCAACAATGAGAGCTGTTTGTTTGGCAGAGATGTACAAGAGGAATCCTGTGTACaagaggcagtgctgggaagagcattccctGACAGGAAAAACCAGATCCCAACGAAAGAAGAAGTTCCCCCCTTCAAATTTGCACCACTGCCGAGTTCTGCAGAGACAGAGGAACTTTTTGATGATGTAAAG GTTGCCAGTGGCCATGTACCcagtagaaagaaaacaaggacaGGACATGGAGAGTCTGAACCAGCATCTGTACTTCAGCCAAACCCTTGTAGACTATCAAAAAGTAAAGCACAGCAAAATGAGCAAG ACCTGAAAGATAAACCTTCTTTAGAAAACTTCCAGTGGAGCATAGACCCAGGAGCTGATCTTTCACAGTACAAAATGGACATTACTGTGATTGATACAAAG GGTGGTTCTCAGACCAGAGTTGGAGGGGAAGTTGTTGATATGGATTACACTTATGTTAGTGACAGTGTGctattagaaataaaaagtcaACAGCAAAATCAGGAAGGCAGTCCAC GAGGAGAAATAACAGATATGTTTGATCAGACAAGCCATGAAGAATATGAATCCTGCCTACCAGAAGATAGTGCTCCTGCATGTGATGAAAGAGAAACTCTTCATGATGAAGAGCAGGATAAGGGAATAGCAGCAGCAAGCAAGAAACTAAAGA AACATGAGGATAAACAAGATAAAGCCAAGCAGAAAGCTTTTGTGGAGCCTTATTTCAAAAGCGATGAGAG aaagaataCTGTGTTAGATTTTCCTCATATTGAGGTTATTCGGAAAAAAGAcgaaagaagaaaattacttgGCCACACTTGTAAGGAATGTGAAATA TATTATGCAGACATTccagaagaagagagagagaagaaactAGCTTCCTGTTCAAGACATAGATTTCGCTACATTCCTCCAAATACTCCTGAAAATTTCTGGGAGGTTGGATTTCCTTCCACCCAAACCTGTGTGGAAAGGG GCTACATTAAAGAGGACCTTGCTCCCTGTCAACGTCCAAAGAGGCGGCAGCCTTACGCTGTGATGTTTTCTCCCAAAGGCAAAGAGCAGAAGACATAA
- the RBBP8 gene encoding DNA endonuclease RBBP8 isoform X2, whose product MNECVRLRAGLCDRCAVTEEHMRKKQQEFENIRQQNLKLITELMNEKNNLQDENKKLTEQFQQLQKELEVQKQQAVEAEEVIPDSPVLTSSFSVVNRMRRKKENRHVRYAEHAPPDLELRESNSEFGKIPFFSTQVSTHHGGEILVTDTCDPQLSPVPNKPRVGGYPVPKPSFNLAAVVAETIGLSVEEESESQSVLNLPLTNTVVSQASESMQSEDSRKQPASESRNDDNNLGISDPSHNTPPRDDWDSRVASPVFGASSTVKNNSSTVHAPCILDSGLKPHFKTILFNNPSSSRSHKSRSKSEDVAFVAPLNLGTEINSVISQASVHRQMVVRKNSDEAVTCVGNTCTAKNEVIKSDVLLVYQKQLEGRCAKRKKAEDDNGVSCEKASFSKESSVPFRSDVQQVNGEHTGDKPLDLSDRFSGVRGQEKKQGSEETYKNRLKQVTLHDIFSHIGKTIPERSSSVPNANNESCLFGRDVQEESCVQEAVLGRAFPDRKNQIPTKEEVPPFKFAPLPSSAETEELFDDVKVASGHVPSRKKTRTGHGESEPASVLQPNPCRLSKSKAQQNEQDLKDKPSLENFQWSIDPGADLSQYKMDITVIDTKGGSQTRVGGEVVDMDYTYVSDSVLLEIKSQQQNQEGSPRGEITDMFDQTSHEEYESCLPEDSAPACDERETLHDEEQDKGIAAASKKLKKHEDKQDKAKQKAFVEPYFKSDERKNTVLDFPHIEVIRKKDERRKLLGHTCKECEIYYADIPEEEREKKLASCSRHRFRYIPPNTPENFWEVGFPSTQTCVERGYIKEDLAPCQRPKRRQPYAVMFSPKGKEQKT is encoded by the exons ATGAATGAATGTGTCAG ATTGAGAGCGGGGTTATGTGATCGCTGTGCTGTAACTGAAGAACATATgagaaagaagcagcaagagTTTGAAAATATCCGGCAGCAGAACCTCAAACTTATAACTGAGCTTA tgaatgaaaaaaacaacttgCAAGATGAGAATAAAAAGTTAACTGAACAGTTCCAGCAATTGCAGAAGGAGCTAGA GgtgcaaaagcagcaagcagtgGAGGCAGAAGAAGTTATTCCAGATTCTCCAGTTCTaacatcttcattttctgtggTTAATCgtatgagaaggaaaaaagagaatagaCATGTCCGATATGCAGAACATGCACCCCCAGATTTGGAACTTAGGGAAAGCAACAGtg AGTTTGGAAAAATTCCATTCTTTTCCACACAAGTGAGCACTCACCATGGAGGAGAGATACTAGTGACAGACACCTGTGATCCACAACTGTCCCCTGTGCCAA ATAAACCAAGGGTGGGAGGATACCCTGTTCCAAAGCCATCTTTTAACTTGGCTGCAGTTGTTGCAGAAACAATTGGACTTAGCGTTGAAGAGGAATCT GAGTCCCAGAGTGTACTGAATCTTCCCCTCACTAATACAGTTGTGAGCCAGGCCTCAGAGAGCATGCAGTCTGAAGACTCAAGAAAACAGCCAGCTTCTGAATCAAGAAATGATGACAACAATCTAGG TATTTCAGATCCATCTCATAACACTCCACCACGTGATGACTGGGATTCTCGGGTAGCTTCCCCTGTTTTTGGAGCTTCTAGCACCGTGAAGAACAACTCAAGTACAGTTCATGCTCCTTGTATTTTAGATTCAGGATTGAAGCCTCATTTCAAAACCATCCTCTTCAACAATCCATCCAGTTCCAGATCTCATAAAAGTAGATCAAAATCTGAAGATGTTGCTTTTGTTGCACCTCTGAATCTTGGGACGGAAATCAACTCTGTTATCAGCCAGGCCTCTGTCCATAGGCAAATGGTTGTGAGAAAGAATTCTGATGAGGCTGTGACCTGTGTTGGAAACACCTGCACAGCTAAAAATGAGGTGATCAAGAGCGATGTCCTGCTTGTATACCAGAAGCAGCTAGAAGGCAGGTGTGCCAAGAGAAAGAAAGCTGAAGATGATAATGGAGTTAGCTGTGAGAAAGCATCATTCAGCAAAGAGAGCTCTGTGCCCTTTAGGTCTGATGTTCAGCAGGTTAATGGGGAACATACAGGGGATAAGCCCTTGGATCTGTCTGATCGCTTCTCTGGAGTTCGTGggcaagagaaaaaacaaggaagTGAGGAGACATATAAAAACAGACTGAAGCAAGTGACTCTGCATGACATTTTTTCACACATAGGGAAGACCATTCCTGAACGTTCATCATCCGTTCCAAATGCCAACAATGAGAGCTGTTTGTTTGGCAGAGATGTACAAGAGGAATCCTGTGTACaagaggcagtgctgggaagagcattccctGACAGGAAAAACCAGATCCCAACGAAAGAAGAAGTTCCCCCCTTCAAATTTGCACCACTGCCGAGTTCTGCAGAGACAGAGGAACTTTTTGATGATGTAAAG GTTGCCAGTGGCCATGTACCcagtagaaagaaaacaaggacaGGACATGGAGAGTCTGAACCAGCATCTGTACTTCAGCCAAACCCTTGTAGACTATCAAAAAGTAAAGCACAGCAAAATGAGCAAG ACCTGAAAGATAAACCTTCTTTAGAAAACTTCCAGTGGAGCATAGACCCAGGAGCTGATCTTTCACAGTACAAAATGGACATTACTGTGATTGATACAAAG GGTGGTTCTCAGACCAGAGTTGGAGGGGAAGTTGTTGATATGGATTACACTTATGTTAGTGACAGTGTGctattagaaataaaaagtcaACAGCAAAATCAGGAAGGCAGTCCAC GAGGAGAAATAACAGATATGTTTGATCAGACAAGCCATGAAGAATATGAATCCTGCCTACCAGAAGATAGTGCTCCTGCATGTGATGAAAGAGAAACTCTTCATGATGAAGAGCAGGATAAGGGAATAGCAGCAGCAAGCAAGAAACTAAAGA AACATGAGGATAAACAAGATAAAGCCAAGCAGAAAGCTTTTGTGGAGCCTTATTTCAAAAGCGATGAGAG aaagaataCTGTGTTAGATTTTCCTCATATTGAGGTTATTCGGAAAAAAGAcgaaagaagaaaattacttgGCCACACTTGTAAGGAATGTGAAATA TATTATGCAGACATTccagaagaagagagagagaagaaactAGCTTCCTGTTCAAGACATAGATTTCGCTACATTCCTCCAAATACTCCTGAAAATTTCTGGGAGGTTGGATTTCCTTCCACCCAAACCTGTGTGGAAAGGG GCTACATTAAAGAGGACCTTGCTCCCTGTCAACGTCCAAAGAGGCGGCAGCCTTACGCTGTGATGTTTTCTCCCAAAGGCAAAGAGCAGAAGACATAA
- the RBBP8 gene encoding DNA endonuclease RBBP8 isoform X1, with protein sequence MNASGGSCGSPSSAEPAGDFFKELWSKLKECHDKEVQGLQLKISKLKKERCLDAERLEEFYTKNQQLREQQKALHDTIKVLEDRLRAGLCDRCAVTEEHMRKKQQEFENIRQQNLKLITELMNEKNNLQDENKKLTEQFQQLQKELEVQKQQAVEAEEVIPDSPVLTSSFSVVNRMRRKKENRHVRYAEHAPPDLELRESNSEFGKIPFFSTQVSTHHGGEILVTDTCDPQLSPVPNKPRVGGYPVPKPSFNLAAVVAETIGLSVEEESESQSVLNLPLTNTVVSQASESMQSEDSRKQPASESRNDDNNLGISDPSHNTPPRDDWDSRVASPVFGASSTVKNNSSTVHAPCILDSGLKPHFKTILFNNPSSSRSHKSRSKSEDVAFVAPLNLGTEINSVISQASVHRQMVVRKNSDEAVTCVGNTCTAKNEVIKSDVLLVYQKQLEGRCAKRKKAEDDNGVSCEKASFSKESSVPFRSDVQQVNGEHTGDKPLDLSDRFSGVRGQEKKQGSEETYKNRLKQVTLHDIFSHIGKTIPERSSSVPNANNESCLFGRDVQEESCVQEAVLGRAFPDRKNQIPTKEEVPPFKFAPLPSSAETEELFDDVKVASGHVPSRKKTRTGHGESEPASVLQPNPCRLSKSKAQQNEQDLKDKPSLENFQWSIDPGADLSQYKMDITVIDTKGGSQTRVGGEVVDMDYTYVSDSVLLEIKSQQQNQEGSPRGEITDMFDQTSHEEYESCLPEDSAPACDERETLHDEEQDKGIAAASKKLKKHEDKQDKAKQKAFVEPYFKSDERKNTVLDFPHIEVIRKKDERRKLLGHTCKECEIYYADIPEEEREKKLASCSRHRFRYIPPNTPENFWEVGFPSTQTCVERGYIKEDLAPCQRPKRRQPYAVMFSPKGKEQKT encoded by the exons ATGAATGCATCTGGAGGAAGCTGTGGCAGCCCGAGTTCTGCAGAACCTGCAGGAGATTTCTTCAAAGAACTGTGGTCCAAACTGAAGGAATGTCATGATAAAGAAGTACAAG GCTTACAGCTGAAAATATCTAAGTTGAAAAAGGAAAGATGCTT gGATGCAGAGAGGCTTGAAGAGTTCTATACCAAAAACCAACAGCTCAGAGAACAGCAAAAAGCACTTCATGACACTATCAAGGTTTTAGAGGACAG ATTGAGAGCGGGGTTATGTGATCGCTGTGCTGTAACTGAAGAACATATgagaaagaagcagcaagagTTTGAAAATATCCGGCAGCAGAACCTCAAACTTATAACTGAGCTTA tgaatgaaaaaaacaacttgCAAGATGAGAATAAAAAGTTAACTGAACAGTTCCAGCAATTGCAGAAGGAGCTAGA GgtgcaaaagcagcaagcagtgGAGGCAGAAGAAGTTATTCCAGATTCTCCAGTTCTaacatcttcattttctgtggTTAATCgtatgagaaggaaaaaagagaatagaCATGTCCGATATGCAGAACATGCACCCCCAGATTTGGAACTTAGGGAAAGCAACAGtg AGTTTGGAAAAATTCCATTCTTTTCCACACAAGTGAGCACTCACCATGGAGGAGAGATACTAGTGACAGACACCTGTGATCCACAACTGTCCCCTGTGCCAA ATAAACCAAGGGTGGGAGGATACCCTGTTCCAAAGCCATCTTTTAACTTGGCTGCAGTTGTTGCAGAAACAATTGGACTTAGCGTTGAAGAGGAATCT GAGTCCCAGAGTGTACTGAATCTTCCCCTCACTAATACAGTTGTGAGCCAGGCCTCAGAGAGCATGCAGTCTGAAGACTCAAGAAAACAGCCAGCTTCTGAATCAAGAAATGATGACAACAATCTAGG TATTTCAGATCCATCTCATAACACTCCACCACGTGATGACTGGGATTCTCGGGTAGCTTCCCCTGTTTTTGGAGCTTCTAGCACCGTGAAGAACAACTCAAGTACAGTTCATGCTCCTTGTATTTTAGATTCAGGATTGAAGCCTCATTTCAAAACCATCCTCTTCAACAATCCATCCAGTTCCAGATCTCATAAAAGTAGATCAAAATCTGAAGATGTTGCTTTTGTTGCACCTCTGAATCTTGGGACGGAAATCAACTCTGTTATCAGCCAGGCCTCTGTCCATAGGCAAATGGTTGTGAGAAAGAATTCTGATGAGGCTGTGACCTGTGTTGGAAACACCTGCACAGCTAAAAATGAGGTGATCAAGAGCGATGTCCTGCTTGTATACCAGAAGCAGCTAGAAGGCAGGTGTGCCAAGAGAAAGAAAGCTGAAGATGATAATGGAGTTAGCTGTGAGAAAGCATCATTCAGCAAAGAGAGCTCTGTGCCCTTTAGGTCTGATGTTCAGCAGGTTAATGGGGAACATACAGGGGATAAGCCCTTGGATCTGTCTGATCGCTTCTCTGGAGTTCGTGggcaagagaaaaaacaaggaagTGAGGAGACATATAAAAACAGACTGAAGCAAGTGACTCTGCATGACATTTTTTCACACATAGGGAAGACCATTCCTGAACGTTCATCATCCGTTCCAAATGCCAACAATGAGAGCTGTTTGTTTGGCAGAGATGTACAAGAGGAATCCTGTGTACaagaggcagtgctgggaagagcattccctGACAGGAAAAACCAGATCCCAACGAAAGAAGAAGTTCCCCCCTTCAAATTTGCACCACTGCCGAGTTCTGCAGAGACAGAGGAACTTTTTGATGATGTAAAG GTTGCCAGTGGCCATGTACCcagtagaaagaaaacaaggacaGGACATGGAGAGTCTGAACCAGCATCTGTACTTCAGCCAAACCCTTGTAGACTATCAAAAAGTAAAGCACAGCAAAATGAGCAAG ACCTGAAAGATAAACCTTCTTTAGAAAACTTCCAGTGGAGCATAGACCCAGGAGCTGATCTTTCACAGTACAAAATGGACATTACTGTGATTGATACAAAG GGTGGTTCTCAGACCAGAGTTGGAGGGGAAGTTGTTGATATGGATTACACTTATGTTAGTGACAGTGTGctattagaaataaaaagtcaACAGCAAAATCAGGAAGGCAGTCCAC GAGGAGAAATAACAGATATGTTTGATCAGACAAGCCATGAAGAATATGAATCCTGCCTACCAGAAGATAGTGCTCCTGCATGTGATGAAAGAGAAACTCTTCATGATGAAGAGCAGGATAAGGGAATAGCAGCAGCAAGCAAGAAACTAAAGA AACATGAGGATAAACAAGATAAAGCCAAGCAGAAAGCTTTTGTGGAGCCTTATTTCAAAAGCGATGAGAG aaagaataCTGTGTTAGATTTTCCTCATATTGAGGTTATTCGGAAAAAAGAcgaaagaagaaaattacttgGCCACACTTGTAAGGAATGTGAAATA TATTATGCAGACATTccagaagaagagagagagaagaaactAGCTTCCTGTTCAAGACATAGATTTCGCTACATTCCTCCAAATACTCCTGAAAATTTCTGGGAGGTTGGATTTCCTTCCACCCAAACCTGTGTGGAAAGGG GCTACATTAAAGAGGACCTTGCTCCCTGTCAACGTCCAAAGAGGCGGCAGCCTTACGCTGTGATGTTTTCTCCCAAAGGCAAAGAGCAGAAGACATAA